The following are encoded in a window of Methanobrevibacter ruminantium M1 genomic DNA:
- the rfbB gene encoding dTDP-glucose 4,6-dehydratase — protein sequence MTKILVTGGAGFIGSNFIKYMLDKYPDYEIVNLDALTYCGNLENLEDIEDNPNYSFVKGNIMDEGLVDVVVSSVDYIVNFAAESHVDRSIEDPQIFIKSNIIGTQVLLDAAYKYQIKKFLQVSTDEVYGSLGPEGYFTETTPLQANSPYSASKAGADLMVRAYGETFDLPINITRCSNNYGPYQFPEKLIPLMISNALEDKELPIYGDGKNIRDWLHVYDHCSAIDLVLHKGKIGEVYNIGGHNEKQNIEIVKLILKELNKPESLIKFVKDRLGHDRRYAIDSSKITEELGWKPKYTFETGIVETIHWYLDNQDWMEKVKSGEYQEYYEKMYSKK from the coding sequence ATGACAAAAATTTTAGTTACTGGCGGTGCAGGTTTTATAGGTAGTAACTTTATAAAATATATGCTTGATAAGTATCCTGATTATGAAATAGTTAATTTAGATGCTTTGACTTACTGTGGAAACCTTGAAAATCTTGAAGATATTGAAGATAATCCGAATTATTCCTTTGTTAAGGGAAATATCATGGATGAAGGTCTTGTTGATGTTGTTGTAAGCAGCGTAGACTACATAGTCAATTTTGCAGCTGAAAGCCATGTGGACCGCAGCATAGAAGATCCGCAGATATTCATCAAATCCAATATAATCGGAACACAGGTATTGCTTGATGCAGCCTATAAATACCAAATCAAAAAATTCCTACAAGTATCCACCGACGAGGTATATGGAAGCCTAGGCCCTGAAGGATATTTCACCGAAACAACTCCTCTCCAGGCTAACAGTCCATATTCAGCTTCAAAGGCAGGTGCAGACCTCATGGTAAGAGCATATGGAGAAACATTCGACCTTCCAATCAACATAACAAGATGCTCAAACAACTATGGCCCATACCAATTCCCAGAAAAACTCATCCCTCTAATGATTTCTAACGCATTGGAAGACAAGGAGCTTCCTATATACGGTGACGGAAAAAACATAAGGGACTGGCTACATGTCTACGACCACTGCTCAGCAATCGACCTAGTCCTCCACAAAGGAAAGATAGGAGAAGTATACAATATAGGTGGCCACAACGAAAAGCAAAACATAGAAATAGTAAAACTCATTCTCAAGGAACTTAACAAACCAGAAAGCCTAATAAAATTTGTAAAAGACAGACTAGGACATGACAGACGTTATGCAATAGACTCAAGCAAGATAACAGAAGAATTAGGCTGGAAACCAAAATACACATTTGAAACAGGAATAGTGGAAACAATCCACTGGTATCTAGACAATCAAGACTGGATGGAAAAGGTAAAATCCGGCGAATATCAAGAATATTATGAAAAGATGTACTCTAAAAAATAA
- the rfbC gene encoding dTDP-4-dehydrorhamnose 3,5-epimerase has translation MGKFKIVKSEIEGVFTVEPTVFEDERGYFMETYNENDFKAEGIDLTFVQDNQSKSSKGVLRGLHFQYTQPQGKLVRVIKGEVFDVGVDLRKDSPTYGKWVGEILSEENKKQLFIPKGFAHGFLVLSDEAEFVYKCTDFYKGDDEGGIQWNDPEIGIKWPLGNLKEEDIILSEKDKLWKPMKETPTDF, from the coding sequence ATGGGCAAGTTTAAGATTGTTAAAAGTGAAATTGAAGGTGTATTTACAGTTGAACCTACCGTTTTTGAAGATGAAAGGGGCTACTTTATGGAAACCTACAATGAGAATGACTTTAAGGCAGAGGGGATTGATTTAACCTTTGTTCAAGACAATCAATCAAAGTCATCTAAAGGTGTCCTTAGAGGTCTCCATTTCCAATACACACAGCCACAAGGAAAGCTGGTTCGTGTAATAAAAGGAGAAGTCTTCGATGTGGGAGTGGATCTTAGAAAAGACTCACCCACATATGGAAAATGGGTAGGGGAAATACTCTCTGAAGAAAACAAAAAACAACTATTTATACCAAAAGGATTTGCCCATGGCTTTTTAGTATTATCAGATGAAGCAGAATTTGTATACAAATGCACAGACTTCTACAAAGGAGATGATGAGGGAGGAATCCAATGGAACGATCCAGAAATAGGAATAAAATGGCCATTGGGAAATCTTAAGGAAGAAGATATAATTTTATCTGAAAAGGACAAATTATGGAAGCCGATGAAAGAGACTCCAACTGATTTTTGA
- the rfbA gene encoding glucose-1-phosphate thymidylyltransferase RfbA: MKGIVLAGGSGTRLYPITKAVSKQLLPLYDKPMIYYPISVLMLAGIKEILIISTPRDLPMYKELLGDGENLGISFSYEAQENPNGLAEAFIIGEKFIGDDNVALILGDNVFHGHRFSEILKRAMNLEEGAVIFGYYTQNPESFGVVEFDDEWNVLSVEEKPKNPKSNYIIPGLYFYDNDVIEIAKNVKPSFRGEKEITSVNDEYLKRGKLKVELLGRGMAWLDTGTHDGLLEAANFIETIQKRQSVYVACLEEIAFINGYIPKEKLLELAEPLKKTNYGQYLIKLAKMKK; this comes from the coding sequence ATGAAAGGAATAGTATTAGCTGGAGGTTCTGGAACAAGACTGTATCCAATTACAAAAGCTGTATCAAAACAGTTATTGCCTTTGTATGATAAGCCAATGATTTATTATCCAATTTCTGTTTTAATGCTTGCCGGAATTAAAGAAATATTAATAATTTCTACTCCAAGGGATTTGCCTATGTATAAAGAACTTTTAGGTGATGGAGAGAATTTAGGAATAAGCTTTTCATATGAAGCTCAAGAAAATCCCAATGGTTTAGCTGAAGCTTTTATAATAGGCGAAAAATTTATTGGTGATGATAATGTTGCTCTTATTTTAGGAGATAATGTATTTCACGGACATAGATTTAGTGAAATACTGAAAAGAGCTATGAACCTTGAAGAAGGTGCAGTTATTTTTGGTTATTACACTCAAAATCCAGAAAGTTTTGGCGTAGTTGAATTTGATGATGAATGGAATGTTTTATCCGTTGAAGAAAAACCTAAAAATCCAAAATCAAATTATATTATCCCAGGACTATATTTTTATGATAATGACGTGATTGAAATAGCTAAAAATGTTAAGCCCTCATTTAGAGGTGAAAAAGAAATTACCTCTGTTAATGACGAGTATCTTAAAAGAGGAAAACTTAAAGTAGAACTTCTTGGTAGAGGCATGGCTTGGTTAGATACCGGAACTCATGACGGCTTGCTTGAAGCCGCAAATTTTATAGAAACTATCCAAAAAAGACAAAGCGTTTATGTAGCATGTCTCGAAGAGATAGCATTTATAAATGGTTATATTCCTAAAGAGAAACTTCTCGAATTAGCCGAACCTTTAAAAAAAACTAATTACGGGCAATATCTAATCAAACTGGCAAAAATGAAAAAATAA
- a CDS encoding class I SAM-dependent methyltransferase produces the protein MNRFWNDLILPLFYEFKPEVIVEIGCFKGENTKNILEYCYYTNSKLKVIDPNPDSSFDPISLKNKYGDKFEFLKELSLNGLNLIEDYDAVLIDGDHNWYTVYNELKLIEKRFDQNNFPLIIFHDVSWPYARRDLYYNPELIPEEFRHPYKNLAMFPDKNELGDIGLNPTFNNAVFENTPKNGVLTAIEDFLDETNLNLSFFCLNAFYGFGVLFPSQSCDEKTILQIFYDSDVIGLLEKTYLKLRFTQEHIIKNKNIEINNLKDMNNSLNKKNIDLTGINSNLEKELDKLNNTKTEIEKELDKLNNTNIDLKEKLIISTNNQKELEKLLDNLKDDKTYLENELKDLNNTKTEIEKELNKVTNDKTNLKIELNNINNTNIELEKIVDDLCNEKSSLKNKINDLEYANQRTLKTIENLNGDIYSKTYENDSLKEDNLLLTKTNKDFLEDIKNLNNLNYDLEQKILNLEEEKNSILSSKTWKFGAPFRKISNIFNKN, from the coding sequence ATGAACAGATTTTGGAATGATTTAATTTTACCTTTATTTTATGAATTTAAACCAGAAGTAATTGTTGAAATCGGTTGTTTTAAAGGAGAAAATACAAAAAACATTTTAGAATATTGCTATTATACTAATTCAAAGTTAAAAGTTATCGATCCAAATCCTGATTCTTCTTTTGACCCCATATCTTTAAAAAATAAATATGGAGATAAATTCGAATTTTTAAAGGAATTAAGTTTAAATGGGCTTAATTTAATAGAGGATTATGACGCTGTCCTTATTGATGGAGATCATAACTGGTATACAGTTTATAATGAGCTTAAATTAATTGAAAAAAGATTCGATCAAAATAATTTTCCGCTAATAATCTTTCATGATGTTTCATGGCCATATGCTAGAAGAGACCTTTATTATAATCCAGAACTTATTCCTGAGGAATTTCGCCATCCTTATAAAAATTTGGCTATGTTTCCAGATAAAAATGAATTGGGAGATATTGGTTTAAATCCAACTTTTAATAATGCAGTTTTTGAGAATACTCCTAAAAATGGAGTCTTAACAGCCATAGAAGATTTTTTAGATGAAACTAATTTAAATTTATCATTCTTCTGTTTAAATGCATTCTATGGATTTGGTGTTTTGTTTCCTAGTCAATCATGTGATGAAAAAACAATATTGCAAATTTTTTATGATAGTGATGTTATAGGGCTTTTAGAGAAAACTTATTTAAAATTAAGATTTACACAGGAACACATTATTAAAAATAAGAATATTGAAATAAATAACTTAAAAGATATGAATAACTCTTTAAATAAAAAAAATATTGATTTAACTGGCATTAATTCTAATTTAGAAAAAGAACTAGACAAACTAAACAACACCAAAACAGAAATAGAAAAAGAACTAGACAAACTAAACAACACCAATATAGACTTAAAAGAAAAACTAATCATTTCAACCAATAACCAAAAGGAATTAGAAAAGCTATTAGATAATCTAAAAGATGACAAAACCTACCTAGAGAACGAACTGAAGGATTTAAACAATACCAAAACAGAAATAGAAAAAGAACTAAACAAGGTTACAAACGATAAAACAAACTTAAAAATAGAATTAAACAATATAAACAATACAAATATAGAATTAGAAAAAATAGTAGATGACTTATGCAATGAGAAATCTTCTTTAAAAAATAAAATTAATGATCTCGAATATGCAAATCAAAGGACTTTAAAAACTATTGAAAATTTGAATGGAGATATTTACTCAAAGACATATGAAAATGACAGTTTAAAAGAAGATAATTTGCTACTGACTAAAACAAATAAAGATTTTCTAGAAGATATTAAAAATTTAAATAATCTTAATTATGATTTGGAGCAAAAAATATTGAATTTAGAAGAAGAAAAAAACTCTATTTTATCTTCCAAAACTTGGAAATTCGGTGCTCCTTTTAGGAAAATAAGCAATATATTTAATAAAAATTAA